The DNA segment CGACATGAAGGTACGTATCAGGCGGCATGTGAAAGGGACGTGCTGACCTGGGCCCGACAGCAGGGGCTTGTTCCGGTCAAAGTAGAGCCTGTCACAAAACGCAGCCATAAACGCAAGAGTCTTCCGGTAGGCAAACGGATATCAAGCGGCAGAATGGCGACATCCTGCTGGCAGCTTACCACTATGCTCGAAGGCGGTATCGTACTGACGGAAGCTATCGAAGCAATGGCCATAGACCTGAAGAACCCGCGGTTTCGCAGAGTTTTGCAAAATATAAACGAGGATGTGAAAAGCGGGGAAACGCTTTCAGACAGCGTGGCAAAGTTTCCGAATGTCTTCAGCCCGTTGTTCAGGACTATGATACTGGCCGGCGAGGCGAGCGGTACACTGCCAGAAGTTCTAAAGCGGATGGCGACCTATTATGAGAAGCGAGACAGGCTTATACGGCAAAGCAGACAGGCTGCCGCATACCCTATCTTTGTATTTCTTTTTGTTTTTGTGATCGTCGGCGTTATGGCTTTCTTTGTCATACCGCGTTTTAAACTCATATTCGAAACAATAAATGGTCAACTGCCAGCGTTTACTCAGGCGTTCCTTGCGGTTCATGAGCAGATGATGAGCAATCTGCATCTGGTTGCACTGGGTCTTCTGGCAGTTGTTCTTATTTCGATGCTCTATGCCAGAACGTCACTGGGACACTGGCAATTAAGTAGAATTGTTTTACGAATTCCCCTCGTCGGAAGGATATTGATCCGTTC comes from the Anaerohalosphaera lusitana genome and includes:
- a CDS encoding type II secretion system F family protein, coding for MQSVTAHNFKYVARDEDGLRHEGTYQAACERDVLTWARQQGLVPVKVEPVTKRSHKRKSLPVGKRISSGRMATSCWQLTTMLEGGIVLTEAIEAMAIDLKNPRFRRVLQNINEDVKSGETLSDSVAKFPNVFSPLFRTMILAGEASGTLPEVLKRMATYYEKRDRLIRQSRQAAAYPIFVFLFVFVIVGVMAFFVIPRFKLIFETINGQLPAFTQAFLAVHEQMMSNLHLVALGLLAVVLISMLYARTSLGHWQLSRIVLRIPLVGRILIRSFYALFCRTMATLLGSGVSLLEALEIVEDMTSNDVIKSAVRRTRNAITEGSGISASMQSSRFFSNTVIKMTEVGEKSGALPEVLDKTSDYYEKRVEALINTLIRAMEPILIIIVASIVLVVLIALYLPVFTISDIQ